The Lasioglossum baleicum unplaced genomic scaffold, iyLasBale1 scaffold0021, whole genome shotgun sequence genome contains a region encoding:
- the LOC143219148 gene encoding ADP-ribose pyrophosphatase, mitochondrial has translation MHVTIFRMIHYKCRQAFYASSNVKRFEVPENKVPWNVEFLKYKPVKHTASVVVGKPWADPDIGDDLFKPKWNSLDGNVNRKSFNGDYIIDENGYPLNPIGRTGIIGRGLLGRWGPNHAADPIVTRWKQTTSKELEINKCSNKPILQFVAIQRRDSGEWAIPGGMVDPGETVSITLKREFMEEALNSIEKDEISRNELEKSLKDFFEKGEEIYKGYVDDPRNTDNSWMETVAINFHDNDGSIVGRIALTAGDDACNVKWMDIDEKLNLYANHSEFIKRTVQKHDAHW, from the exons ATGCACGTTACTATTTTCAGAATGATACATTATAAATGTAGACAAGCCTTTTATGCTTCCAGCAACGTAAAACGATTCGAAGTACCTGAAAATAAAGTACCATGGAATGTCGAGTTCTTAAAATATAAACCAGTTAAACACACCGCTTCAGTTGTAGTAGGCAAACCTTGGGCTGATCCGGATATTGGAGATGATTTATTCAAACCAAAATGGAATTCCCTTGACG GCAACGTGAACCGGAAGAGTTTCAACGGAGATTATATTATAGATGAGAACGGTTATCCTTTGAATCCTATCGGCCGTACGGGCATTATTGGACGCGGCCTCTTAGGGCGATGGGGTCCAAATCATGCCGCAGATCCCATTGTAACACGTTGGAAACAAACTACTTCCAAAGAGCTAGAAATAAACAAATGTTCCAACAAACCAATTCTGCAATTTGTTGCGATACAAAGACGAGATTCTGGAGAATGGGCCATACCTGGTGGTATGGTTGATCCAGGAGAAACTGTATCAATTACTCTCAAAAGAGAGTTTATGGAAGAAGCTTTGAACTCTATAGAGAAAGATGAAATATCAAGAAACGAGTTGGAAAAATCTCTGAAGGATTTTTTCGAGAAAGGAGAAGAAATTTACAAAGGATACGTAGATGATCCTAGAAATACTGATAATTCTTGGATGGAAACTGTAGCTATAAATTTCCATGACAATGACGGTAGTATTGTTGGACGAATAGCATTAACAGCTGGAGATGACGCGTGCAATGTTAAATGGATGGACAtcgatgaaaaattaaatttgtatgCTAATCATAGTGAATTTATCAAGAGAACAGTGCAAAAGCATGATGCACATTGGTAA